The nucleotide window CCCGCAGAACCCTCCAAGTATGGTGGTGGCCTATAAGCATCACTATGTGTGGCATTTGGCAACCCTGCAGAACCTTCCAAGTATGGTGGTGGCCTATAAGCATCACTATGTGTGGCATTTGGCAACCCCGCAGAACTTTCCAAGTATGGTGGTGACCTATGAGGATCACTGGGTTGGCTGTTTGGCAAGCCCGTAGAGCCTTCCACGTATGATGATGGCCTATAAGCATAGCTGCAGGAGGCCAGTCCGTCATACACGGCTGCATTCCCACGCCATCCATATGACTGACCAGTATGAATCCCTATTTGCCCAGGTGTACGATCAACTAGAGTCCCTCCATGACCTCCAGCATATGAAGCTCCTTGATGAACAATTTCCATGCCTTCTGATATATCTGCTTGAATACCATCGACACTTGCTGATATCCCTGCTCCATCTCGACCCATGGCCACAGTTCCTGCAAGGGAGCCAACAACATTTTCATGCATCGAGCCGGCAACAGGTCCATGCAATACTGATGAGGACACAGTATAACCATGAACATGGCCAGCATTTTGACGTTCTAGCAAGGTGCAGTCACTATCAACATGATTAACAACTCTTTGCTTCCATAGCCATGGTGGAATACGCGACCGTTTTGCTTCTTTATTTCTGAACCTTCTCGACGACTCAGTTTCATCACGTTTTCTCTTTTGTGCCATCTTCCCACCTGTCTGCTTATCTAATTCAACAATTTCTTTCTCCAACTTCATTATCTGCTCATTGATTTGCCATCCAGGAAGAAGTTTTGAAGGATCGGTATCATGGCGTTCCAAACATTTGATGAGATATTTCAGAGCAAACAAATGCTTCCTTTTTGCTTCATTCTGCTTAATCATAACAAAATGCTTGGTTAACTTGAGAAAAGGAGGGCTATTAGTGCTggaatgcaacaacaacaacaacaacaaacccagtgtaatcccataaaTGGGGTATGGATTAATAGTGCTGGAATGAAATTCAAGAATTACCACAGCAGCATGTGAACCATGTgagttttccttcattttcttcaatgACTCTTTAGTATCTAGTAAAAATGATGTCAAAAGTCTCTGAGGATTAAATCTGTCCTCAAATCCAAAAGTATAGGCAATATGAACAGCGTCAACTTCCATCTTTTGCTTCAGCATCCCCTCTATTATTTCTGTCACAGATTTACATAATCCAGTGTTAAGCAGACAGATAAATTAGCAAGTACGACAAGGTCAAATGTAATATTTCTGAAAAAGAAAAGGTAtgcaaaactgaaaaaaaatcatAGTAAGATGCAATAACATAATGAGGCTTCTTCTCTGAAACCACGAACTACGAAAACAAATAATCAGAAGGCGGACTACCGAGCAGATTATGAGGTTGAAAGGGTGTTCTTGACTTGAACTTTAAGTTTCCCTAAAGTGAAAAGTTGCCCCATAGAATGTGAAAAGAAAGAAACGACAAACATTCTCCCGTCCCAGTATTCACTGCTCGTTCCTGTCCATAGGATTTTCTATTTCAATTATTAGCTTAGTTAATTTTTCTCTCCAATAATGACGCCGAGATATTCCCCAAATGCTTTAATTTTTTGTCATTCAATTTCAGACATTAAATATCGCTGCATTCCATATTTGTGTCTTTGAGTCTCAAGTAAGCATGATCCTCCACCCTGGCTAGAGTTCTTTTATTTTATAAGGTAAAAGTTTATTGAAACTAAAAGCCACCAGCTATAAGATAGTGCTCGGCTTCCAGAGATTATACATCATTGTTGTTCCTGCAGGGAGCTAATAAACTCTATCAACTTACCCTCATCATATATATCAGCTAGATTACACCAAGAAGCTAAGTTACGCAAACATCTAAACTTCAACATATGGATAGAGACACCTTTGTTTTCAAATATCTCTGGTTTCTCTCCAAATAGTCCAAAAGAACACAACCTGGAATAGACCTCCAAATCTTTTTCAGCTCCTTGCTGCCTCTGTAGAACAACCAGCTATTAAGAAACTCTTGCTGGGATGACCCATTTGAAcccaaaaatattgaaaaataacTGTCAAAGTTGCCCAGTGACTTCACAGTGTATAACAGATGCTTACTGTCTTCAAAATCTCTTTCACAAAAGAAGCACCTGCTGCACATATGAACACCTCTTTTCTGCAAATTTGCTCGAGTTAAACGACCATCATGAGCCAAAACCCAGCAAAAGTATGCCACTTCATATGGCACCTTGGAGCCCCAAATAACCTTTCATTGCCAAGAAGATTATACACCAATTGCTTAAGCCAAGAAGATATAGCAAGATTTAACTGTAAATTAGCCATTTTTTGCACAGCCCAGACCAAACGATCATCCTTATCATCTTCCAATTCCTGGCTGATATTATCAACACCAGAACCAGACTATGTTTGGCCCGACCCATTTTCTCTGTGACCTCTAGTTGTTTTTTGTCAATATTAGTTAGAGATTATATTTCGGTTATCCATTTTATTTTTGTTGCTTGTTTTCGGGGTAGTGTTTGCGTAGTGTCTCCTAGATTATAGTGGCTTTGGTGAACGATGGTAGGATAAGATCTTGTCCTCGGGGGTGTCCTGGCGGGGGAAGGGGGCTAAGGGAGCCTCCCGGCTGAGAAAGGGGTCTTGGTACATAGGAACTTTGACTGGAAAGTCTATAGAGTTAGCAAGTATTCTCGAAaaaaggaagattaatatagcttgTATAAAGGAGACTAGATGGGTAGGAGATAAGGTGCGGGGATGTGGGCAAATTAAAACTATGGTATTCTAGAAGGCCGAGGGGCAGGAACGGGGTAGGTATCTTGGTTGATAAGGACCTCCATGATCTAATGATGGAGGTTAGGAGGGTGAACGACAGACCGATGACTATTAAGCTAGTTGTTGGAGGAATTATTTTGAACATAAGCATTGCGTACGCACCCCAAGCAAGCTTGGACGAGGAAGTCAAAATGCGTTTCAGGGAGGATTTGGATGAGATGGTGTGTGGTATCCCGCACACTGAGAAGcttttcataggaggagatttcaacggCCACATTGGAGCGAAGTCTGGGGGGTATGATGATGTGCATGGTGGCTTCGGTTTTGGAGATAGGAACGAAGGAGGAACTTCTCTGTTGGACTTTGCGAAAGCGTTTAATTtggtgatagcaaactcgagTTTCCCGAAGAAGGTGGAGCACTTGGTCACCTTTCGGAGTTCGGTGGCCGTgactcagattgattatcttCTCTGTAGGAAGTCCGATAGAGGTCTTTGCGCAGATTGCAAAGTTATCCCAAGTGAGAACCTCACGACCCTTCATAGGCTCATGGTCATGGACCTTGAGATCACGAGGAAGAGGGTGGTGTATAGCCAACCTAGgatcaagtggggagccttgacggAAGCCAAAGTGCAGGAGTTGGGGGTTAAGTTGATGACTAGAGGtcttggaggagtagtggggacgcaagtGCTATGTGGACCACGACTGCGCAGTGTATTTAGGGAAGCCGCTAGAGAGGTATTAGGGATCTCGAAGGGTTACTCTGGTGGATACAGAGGATGATaacatcctaggaagctcaaatctattcaaggacaagaatgaagctttggaatctcaaagagcgcctttaacaagatgtcgaGCTAAAGAGTTGccaaacaaggtcattagacttcaagtgcaaataaagaagttgttaattgggatgaagagctcaaggataaaggatatgaattGGCTAGATATTACAATTGTTTTATGGCTCAAATTTATGTCCAAGAAGAGGAGGATTggatcccaagagacatcctttGAAGAAGGTCCTAGTAAGTTCACGGCTTTTGGACCAATTTGGcacctaaaatgtgtccaaacttgcagcccatgaAGTCCTACATAAAGCCACGTTTTTAtagcataaaaaggacttacttgataTCCAAGAAGGATATAATAGTCGTGCTAGAtgttgagtgcaagttggtgccaagttgcttgcaaatttccttcaagattttcaaaattctatccaagattggtttgggacttattttcatatattatgggattatatttattgttttcctagttagttaaggttatgttttttttactaagatttttggaattactttccaagaatgacttggtttttgcttcctagaattttccttttcctaaggtagttggacttgttgtccaaagtagtttaggactttattttcttgtttttaggCTCAATTTCGTGACCCCTTACCTATATAAAGGGATGTCTTTTTTGTTTTTAGACTTAGATGattcagactattatcaataaaaattgtgagatttttcttgcactcttgtgtgtggctactcttggatttattcttcaaccttcaagactcaacttaaggtggtaagattaaactctttcgaaatcttagatcacttctaggtattcaagaaaggtgataagtttaagcttattgttgttcttgttattctaaagggtcgggtttcacaattttatctcttgtttttaattctctaccaaaggcgattagttctttatTAGCTAATTGTTATTGTTAGGATTCaatttcaagaatagacttcttgaattcaagaaaccctttcttgaattcaatctatctttaattttccgtcctttttcgtttctttattttcttttagcttccgcacgtttctcgactttcttgtttttctttagtaactcttgaatcccctatcgtgttgttatagGAGACTTatggtggaatggagaggtgcAAGGAAAAGTGGAAATCAAGAAAGTGGTGTATCCGAAGCTAGTAGAAAATGTAGACGAGGAGGAGAGAAGGGTGAATAAGGAGTGGTATAAGTTAGCTAAGAATGAGTCGAAATTAGTAGTTAAGGCGGCTAAGACTGCAGTTTTTGGTCGTTTGTATGAAGAACTCGAGGGCCGATGTAGGGTAAGAGgttgttcaggttagccaaggTGAGAGAAAGGAAGGTTTGTGACTTGGatcaagtgaagtgcatcaaggacgaagaaggtagagttttgttagATGAGAGGCTTATCCGtgggagatggcagacctacttccatagtctcttgaacgaggaggGGGACATGAACATTGTActaggtgatttggaactctccggGAGTCATTgcgactttgggtattgtaggcggattagagttgaGGAGGTTGAGAGggttatgcgtaagatgagcaggagCAAAGCGACCGGGCCGGATGAAATCCCGGTGtagttttggaagagtgcgggcaagatgggcttggagtggctcactaggttatttaatgtcatttttagaacgaagaagatgcccgaggagtggaggtggagcacgatggttcctTTATACAAGAACAAGAgcgatatccaaaattgcaatcaCAATCGGGGTATCAAgttgcttagccatactatgaaagtctgggagagggtggtggagctaagggtgaggaggagtgCGTCTATTTCTGAGAACCAATTCCGGTTTATGCCAGGACGCTCAACTGCAGAGGTCATTCACCTTGTTAGGAGTTTGATGGAGCAGTATATGGAGAGGAAgagggacttgcatatggtgttcatcgacttagataaggcgtacgataaagtcccgagggaggttttgtggagatgtttggaggctagggGTGTACCTGTTGCCTACATTAAGGTgataaagacatgtatgatgggccttatcaaaaaaaaaaagaacatgtatgatggagcgaagacccgagtgaggacggTGGGAGGGGACTTGGATCATTTTCCGGTcatgatggggttgcaccagggatcGACACTCAGCACTTTTTTGTTTGCCCTAGCGATGGACGTTctgacgcgccacatccaaggggaggtactgtggtgcatgttatttgcagatgatattgtattgattgacgagacgcgaggcAGTGTGAACGCGAGGTTAGAGGTGTGGAGGCaaaccctggagtctaaaggtttcaagttgagtaggaccaagacaggatacttggagtgtaagttcagtggtgagacacaaggaggggaaggggaggtgagtcTGGACGCAAGTCATCCCTAGGAGAAGAAGTTTTAAGTATCTTGGGTCTATGGATGAAATGAAGACTCGCTtttggtgttttgtgtgacaagaaggtgccaccaaaacttaaaggtaagttctactaGAATGGTGGTCAggccgactatgttgtatggggctgagtgttggcttGTGAAGACCACctatgtccagaagatgaaggtagcagagatgaggatgttgagatggatgtgcgggcacaccaggttaggtAGGATTaggaatgaggttattcgcgacaaggtagatgtggcccctattgaggacaagatgcgggaagcgaggcttaggtgGTTTGAAAATGTGAGGAGGAGCACAAATGCCCCGGtgagaggtgtgagaggttgacattggaagGCTTACGGAGAAgtagaggtaggccgaagaagAAGTGGGGAGAGGTGAGTAGGCAAGACATGGTGCAGCTTCAGCTGTCCGAGGACATGCCCCTTAATAGGAAGGTGTGGAAATCGAGGATTATGGTAGTAGGGTAGGTGGTCTATATTGTTCATATTGGTAGTATTAGTACGCACTCTCGCATTttgttggtagtaggtttctTTGACCACCCatagttttctttcattttgatcaTCTTATTATCGTGTTATTTTTATGCTGCTTTTACATGGCTTTTTGGTGTTGTCCCTCCTTGTCTTTTAATTAGTGTGGTGCTTATGTTTTCCTGAgacgagggtctattggaaacaacttctctaccttcaaaaaggtagaggtaaggtttgcgtacacactaccctccccaaaccccacatCGTGGGATgatattgggtatgttgttgttgttgtagattatGCTTGCCCCAGACCAAATGATCATCCTTTTCATCTTCAAATCCCTGCTTGATATTATCAGCACCAGATTATGCTTTGGCCTATAAACCAGTCACTTCCACATAAAAGCACTTATCGCACTAATAAACAACTTATTCAATTGTgttattcaatattttttttcGATGAAGCAAGGTGTTGTGTTATTCAATATTTGTatacaaacttcttctttttttatcagAAAACTGTATTTACAGACATTTATATTCATCGAATTAGCTCAAATGGTTGAGTGGCTCCTAGTACTTAAGAAAAAACACAAACGAAGCAGAAGCAACAACAAAATGTATAAACTCATTGAAGTTGGCTCAATAAGTTGAGTTGCTTCTAACACCTACCAAAAAACACAAACGAAGCAAATGAAGAAATAACCAGTGAATTAGACCATCCAGGATCATAAAATTGTAAGCATGATCCTTCCGGTCAACTAGCAACTGTGTAATACAGTACTATTCCCAATGAACCTTATCACGTATATTTGAGTCAACAGTCTTGCATGATTTTTTCATTTATGCACGAGatctttttaaaaaagttttagaATCCATGCAAGATTAGAAAAGATTTCTCTTTTGGTTGTTTGCTCGCATATACATATTTTAGcatttccttagtttcaatatAATTACCAATTCTAAATAATTGTTCCGTTTAAGAAGttctatgcatgaaatcttaGCCAGGAAAGATATGAATCAAATGAACGATAGCTACGTtcttatacaaaaatataatcaTCATCATGGATTATGATTCATTGTGGACCAACTGTAGAAGGACCTTAGAGGATCCGGGAAGCTGTTGTCCTCAAAGACCTACTTATGGTCCAAAAGTACTAGAAGATGGGGATTCTGGTGCTCAGACAACTGTTTGTGAAATCTCAAACAAAAATTGGCATTTCAAATTGGATAAATGAACATGGTGGGAGCTCTTCGTGTCTCTTTGGGGCATGATGATGGAAAAGGCAAAAGTGCCTTTGAAGCTAGTGAGATGAATAAAAAGGGCAGGACAGGAGCAGGAGGAAAGCAACAACACAAAATTGTGGTAGGCACCAGTAAATAGAAGGCAAGGaaaaccttttttttcttttgtttgataaGTGCGTTTTTTCCCTCCAAAAGAACAGTACCAAGCAAGTGCTGATGGTCTCCAAAAATACAGCAGATGTGTTCTCCCTCTAAGTATGCAAGGAGCTCAGGAAGTCTTTCATAGAGTTCTTTAAGGTAATGCTGAGTTAGGGAAGCTTCATGCACGACAATCCGACCAAATGAAACCACTTCTAAAGGTATAATGTTTTGCCCTAGATTTTTATCACCACTGTACATTAGGCATTTATTTGTTGCTTCTACGTAATTTTGCTTCAATCAGACCCTATCAAAGGGAACGGCACTAAACTTGTCAACAGCACGCACCATCTCACATGAATAGCAAATGATGAAATGCAAATGTAGCTTAATGACAAATTGGATTCATGAAAAAGGACCTGGAATCTTTGCCACGAGGACATTTGATCTCCGGAGGGCACGATAATACCGCTTGATGCAACTTACCTGAAGCAAATCCCTGATATCTTCATTTCTAAATCCTCCTGGAATCCCGAAACACGCAATAAGCATCAACAAACCCCGGGCATCAATTTCCTTAGCCTTAAGTACACCTCCTTCGGCAATCAACCTCTTTCTCCAAGCTAAAGCTGCCCGCTCCGCCTCTTGCTTCACCCCTTTCTCAATCTCGTCGTTGATTCCCATCAACAAGAAGCATTCCAAAACTAATACAGAAGCCAGCCTTGAACGGACCATGTGTGAGTACTTAACAAACACACTGCCCTTTTGAGAATAAAACTTGCCGACACATTCCAATACAAGCCTTGCTGGATTGGGGGAGAGTCTCAATGCCTTAGGGACTTGTTCCAGCAGTCCTTTTATATCTGAGAGATGCATTCCCATGTACCTCCGTAGATGACGACCACTCATCATTTTGCAGAGGCTCTCCAGCTCTGCAAGATGAGCGGATTTCAGCTCTGGATGAGGAGGGGATTTcacttcttcttccttttctttttcttctccttctccttctccttctacttcttcttcagaGGGGTCAGATTCCCAAGATGGTTCCGGCTCTGCGGCTGGGGCTGGTGGCGGTAATGACGTGGGTAAAGGAGTAGTATTGGTTGTAAGTGGGGGAAGCATAGAGTCGATTATGGTTCGAATTGAGTCAATGTGTTGATATAGGTCAGCGAAGCAGCGTTGGAATGCTGAGAGGGAGTCGGTGAGTTTGCGGAGATTGGAAATTGAGTCATCCTGGGAATGTGTTGGTGGTTGCTGAAATTCCGACTGTTTGGTTACATTCTGCAGCGAATCGTTAAGTGTTTGTTGTGATTGAGGTGTCGCAGCTGCGGCGGTATCTGCTGGTTTAGCCATAGTCGGAGTAGAACTGATGAGAATTGACAATCGACAAGAATCAGAAATTCCTAATGCGTCTCTGATTGTTGATTCACAATCCTCTTCCTGCAATCCACGCCTTCGTCATTTTCTTTTAGTGTGTTTACATGGGCTTCTTTCGGGTACAGCAACTCAGTTATTtgtaaaaggaatttttacattatatgaataggaatttttacattccttaTACATTATGTCAAATTATATTACCATTCATACTCAAGTTTtagtataattacattttatatacccagttactatttatgtacattttaagagaattaataataataattagtgTCGTAAAATTACTCTAACATATCTTCCACTCCCCCATATTTCTCTCTTCACATCCCACCCCCTCCCCACGTATCTTGcacaagagagcagcaattccaccattgacaatcattaaaaagttttgaagctttgaattcgaatttaggttttcaaaaatcattatttgtttggattgggtgttgttgcaaaaaattgggaatatggtttgaagtttatatcttaattttgaggggttttggtgaagattagacctgattttggctgaatttcatattgaaactcgaagaagaagaagaagaagaagaagaagaagaagaagaagaagaaaaagaagaagaagaagaagaagaagaagaagacgtgaTATACATTATACTgcagaaattgtagtaaaattgtattctgttgtttatatattttttatttatttatttaactattgtatgaaagttgaactatattgtataaaaattatatttaagttgtatgatattgtagttgtatataactgactagaaataatgtacgaaaattgtagataagttgtataatatataattagttgtatgaaatttatttttactatgtataaatcagatacaaaatatacaaaagacatattgtataaaatttgtatttaagttgtatgttattgtagttgtatttaactgggtaaaaataatgtgtgaaagttgtagataaattgtataatatataattagttgtatgaaatttgtttttactatgtataaattagatacaaaatatacaaaagacatattgtataaaatttgtataaaaattgtatttaagtggtattatattgtagttgtatataactaggAGGTGAGAGAGGCTTTGGCAAAGGTGTCTTCGTCGACGTACACTGCTTTCTTCACGTGTAGCTTTTGGAGAGAATCCAGATTTGACGCCATCTTCGATAGATTTCCGATCGCAGCTGCTAACCTTATAATTGCCAAACAATTGCTGGAGGGTGACCCCAAATATATATCTCCCGTGAATCTTAAACAACTTAGTGATCTCTAATTTCCTTAATTTTCACAAATTGTCTTGTATTATGTAAAATTATCCATGCCCCTGTCGAAGGACTAATCTTCCTATTTGCAGATTCCTTGTTTCTTTTGTTTACATGATTGTTTTACTGTAAGAGGTTTCTTTgattataattaaaaatatattgtgGAAGAGAAGTAACGACAAGTTCTCTCTATTTTCCAATTGTCCGTCCTTGTTTAATTTTCATTCTCTAATTGcagtatttggacttgttgacAATCCTGAATGTGACAAAGATTGGAAGTTTATTATTAAGTAGGTTTGACCAAACTCAGCTTAATCTTAGAATGCAATTTTGGCCTAAGCAGGCAGACCAATTATTTTACCAAATACTATCGGGGGGAGGCAGAATTGGAAAATAAACATTCATTTCATCTTATTCACGTTCAACATTTccttcttcttgaattcaagatgGACTTCCATATTCAAATTTTTCTCAGAGTGCTCAGTTTTACTatacttttgtattttattaattattgacAAATTTTCAGTTGtactttcttcttctatttttcatcTGGATCCTATCAACTAGGAGAGTCTTCAGATTACGCTTCTTGTAGTTGAAATCACGATCGactaaattaaattaaatgaGAATGTGATTAATATTGATAAGCGAAAAAAAAAACATACGATATGGATCATCAGTTCTAGCTATTTTGCATCTATCAATTAGTAGTTTTTAGGTTGTCAATCCTCCCTTAATtaaaggcactaataatggattgggagccttttaaggtggaatgtatatattttgtaaacaaaacttgtgtaggtagggtaatttactaaacatgaacatttggagtaataaagtttccaatagtgtataggaatgaaaaaaatctctttgtaaaaatagcacgggctagtcagtttttggatcagtcattgaaaaataactagcatttgtaaagtcattaaaaatagccactattttgctgcaacgcggaaagttccagcataatatactgaagattgATATACTTGTGtataaacttccaacatattatgccggaactccaacacacggaatgttgcagcataatatattggagattggagTATCTATGTATGAACTTcaagcatattatgttggactagtatattatactggaagtccAGTATATATATTGTGCTGGAATTCTAGTATATTATATTAGTAGTGCaatatattatactagaactccagtatattatgttggaatatttttcggatttttgaaCAGTATTTTAGTTCAGATTCTTTAcgtgaaaagtggctaaatttcgattacttttgaaactatgacTATTTTTCAACTACCACTTGTAAATcaagctattttttaatttcaccgGAGTTATTTGCATTATATtcctatatttttataatatgctGAAGAAAACTTATTTTATTAAGTGCAAGAAATTACTTCTTATATACTGAAATTGGATTGAAGTCTGAAAATTTGTCAGCCATTATAATGACTTAAGACCTTCACCATATGATAGAAGAATTGGGGATTGCTTGCCAAGCAATGCCATAACTTCTCATCTATTCTCAGCAACTAAGATCCAAAACAAGCCTTTGTTTCCCGTCAACACGAGGGAGTTCTCTCACCCATTGTTAAGAACATATGATGTGACTACACTCGCATCTCCCTCTTTAGAATCTTGAAGAGTGAATCCAATAATTTATCTAACGTTTCCCTTCCTCCCACTACCTTTGGCTCTTTACCAGGGAAAGCATAACATTCTTTCCAAGGAAACATAAGTTTCTTGAAATTTTCATTCGTAAGACTTTAAAAACAACGAAGAGGATCATTTTATTCAATTGAGGACATATAATCCGACAAAGAACTTCTGTTAAGAAATAGATAAACAAATCGTCTCTCCAGCATGGCACATCAGTGAAAGAAAAACAAATTAATCATTCATGATGAGAAGTGAGAATTAAACTCTCTTCCACAACTTCTCATCCAATATCAACGATATTCAAAATTAGGAAGTGTCCAAAGGACCAAATATAAAGTCTGTCAAGTAAATTGTGTATCCAAGAAGCTTGTGTATGGGCTATCGAACAGAAAATAGTCGATTGCAATTTGTACAAAGATACTGCGAGTACAACACATGCAGACCAGTCAGGAACATATCATACTGCCTATATGTGGAATTCGCACCAGCACTACCAATTAATAGCCCTTATTTCCCCGAATTCGAGCTCTCATGTCCACCTGAAACAGAAAATTGTTGGTCAGACAGTGTGTTGACAAGCACAAGATAGGTCAATATCACAG belongs to Nicotiana tabacum cultivar K326 chromosome 6, ASM71507v2, whole genome shotgun sequence and includes:
- the LOC107808628 gene encoding protein FRIGIDA-like isoform X1 is translated as MAKPADTAAAATPQSQQTLNDSLQNVTKQSEFQQPPTHSQDDSISNLRKLTDSLSAFQRCFADLYQHIDSIRTIIDSMLPPLTTNTTPLPTSLPPPAPAAEPEPSWESDPSEEEVEGEGEGEEKEKEEEVKSPPHPELKSAHLAELESLCKMMSGRHLRRYMGMHLSDIKGLLEQVPKALRLSPNPARLVLECVGKFYSQKGSVFVKYSHMVRSRLASVLVLECFLLMGINDEIEKGVKQEAERAALAWRKRLIAEGGVLKAKEIDARGLLMLIACFGIPGGFRNEDIRDLLQVSCIKRYYRALRRSNVLVAKIPEIIEGMLKQKMEVDAVHIAYTFGFEDRFNPQRLLTSFLLDTKESLKKMKENSHGSHAAVNEAKRKHLFALKYLIKCLERHDTDPSKLLPGWQINEQIMKLEKEIVELDKQTGGKMAQKRKRDETESSRRFRNKEAKRSRIPPWLWKQRVVNHVDSDCTLLERQNAGHVHGYTVSSSVLHGPVAGSMHENVVGSLAGTVAMGRDGAGISASVDGIQADISEGMEIVHQGASYAGGHGGTLVDRTPGQIGIHTGQSYGWRGNAAVYDGLASCSYAYRPSSYVEGSTGLPNSQPSDPHRSPPYLESSAGLPNATHSDAYRPPPYLEGSAGLPNATHSDAYRPPPYLEGSAGLPNAIPGDVASRSSASDIYQVADTVTANELYRSRGSGAVDVVSSAASAHPSPYLYWPR
- the LOC107808628 gene encoding protein FRIGIDA-like isoform X2, giving the protein MAKPADTAAAATPQSQQTLNDSLQNVTKQSEFQQPPTHSQDDSISNLRKLTDSLSAFQRCFADLYQHIDSIRTIIDSMLPPLTTNTTPLPTSLPPPAPAAEPEPSWESDPSEEEVEGEGEGEEKEKEEEVKSPPHPELKSAHLAELESLCKMMSGRHLRRYMGMHLSDIKGLLEQVPKALRLSPNPARLVLECVGKFYSQKGSVFVKYSHMVRSRLASVLVLECFLLMGINDEIEKGVKQEAERAALAWRKRLIAEGGVLKAKEIDARGLLMLIACFGIPGGFRNEDIRDLLQVSCIKRYYRALRRSNVLVAKIPEIIEGMLKQKMEVDAVHIAYTFGFEDRFNPQRLLTSFLLDTKESLKKMKENSHGSHAAVNEAKRKHLFALKYLIKCLERHDTDPSKLLPGWQINEQIMKLEKEIVELDKQTGGKMAQKRKRDETESSRRFRNKEAKRSRIPPWLWKQRVVNHVDSDCTLLERQNAGHVHGYTVSSSVLHGPVAGSMHENVVGSLAGTVAMGRDGAGISASVDGIQADISEGMEIVHQGASYAGGHGGTLVDRTPGQIGIHTGQSYGWRGNAAVYDGLASCSYAYRPSSYVEGSTGLPNSQPSDPHRSPPYLESSAGLPNATHSDAYRPPPYLEGSAGLPNATHSDAYRPPPYLEGSAGLPNAIPGDVASRSSASDIYQAFH